Within the Phycisphaerae bacterium genome, the region CCCAAAGAGCCGCCGCTCCCAAAATTCCTAAACCACCGAACGCCTCAATACCCGCGATAGTCCAGATCGATCGCCCGCCGCTGACGGTGCGACTGCTGAATCCCGTCGATCACCACGTCCACGCATAACCCGTCCACCACGTCCGGCCGGCCCTGCTCGCGACGCATCAGACACTCGTGGAAGTACGCCACCTCAAAATCGAACGGCGTCACCGCGTCGAAGCAATACTCCGTCGACGTCATCGTCGCATTGCTATAATGAATCAGCCGCGCCGAGTTCCGATCCGAGTGGTCCCACATCGGAGTCAGCAGATCGATCCGACCCTCCGTCCCGTTGATCTCGATCCGCTCGTCCCACGAATTCCGCTCAAACCCGATCTTCTTCAGCGGGTGCGTCGCCGCCTCAAAACTCACCACCAGCGACCCCTCGTACTCCAGCAGCGCGATCGCCTTCCGATCCGCCACGTCCGAGCCGCCGATGTAATCCACCTTGCCATACACGCTCTTGGGCCGCCCCAACAAATTCAGCAACCCGTCGATGATGTGACTGCCGCAGCACTTCAGCGACGGACTCCCGTGATTCTCCGTCACGTAGTCCAGCTTCGACGGATCGTGCATGTTGTACATATCGCCCCAGCACTGCCACGTCCGCGCGTGAACGCTGAACAGCTTGCCCAACGACGGCAGCAGCTCCTTCGCCTTCACCACCGCTGGGAAAAACCGCTTCATGTACGCCGTGAAAAAGAGCTGTTTGCTCGCCTTCGCCGCCTTCACGATCGTCAGCGCATCCTCCACCGTCCGCCCCAGCGTCTTCTCGCAGATCACGTCCTTGCCCGCGTCCAAAGCCGCCAGACACATCTCCGGATGAAACTTCGCCGTCGTCAACACGCTGACCACCGTCACCTCCGGATCGGCCAACGCCTCCCGAAAATCGGCCCCCACCTTCGCCCCGAATGGCTCAGCCATCCGCGATGCCTTCGCCACGTCGATATCCACCACCCGCACAATCTTGCCGCCCACCTTCCTCAGGCCATTAAAATGAAACGGCGATATGCTCCCGCATCCGATCAAAGCGTATTTCGGCTCCATGAACAAACCTTTCTACCTGTCTACTCGTTTTCACTTCTCTACGCGTTGGGATTGATGATGACCTTCACCGCGCCGGCCTTGTCGTACGCCGCCACCTCCAGACCCTTGCCGATCTGCGCCAGCGGAAACGTGTGGCTGATCAAAGCCGCCGCGTCGATCCGGCCGCTCACGATATGATTCAAAGCCATCGGCGTATACATCGCCGGCGACGCGTACGAAGCCCGCAACTGAATCTTCTTAAAGTGAAACTCGTTCGCGTCGAACGTGATATCCGCGCCCTTCCCGTACTCGATCCCGATGTACGAAATCACCGCCCCCTTGGCTGCGACTTTGATCATCGCCGGCAGCGTCCGAGGCGGCGAACTCACCATGAACCGGTCCGGCGCCCGCTCGAACCGGTATTCCTCGACCGGCGTCTTGTCGATCTCGATAATCTCATCCGCCCCGAACCGACGCGCCAGCTCAATCCGCGCCGTCGAATGCGACCTGGCACAGCCGTAGATTCTCTCCGCGCCCGACAGCTTCGCCAACCGCAGCGCCATCAGCCCGATCGGACCCAGCCCCGAAACCACCACGTGATCCCCGATCCGGATATCCGCCAGCCGGTGCATGTCCACCGCCACACCCGCCGGCTCCGACAGACACGCCTCCTGCGGCGAGACCCCCTCGTACG harbors:
- a CDS encoding alcohol dehydrogenase catalytic domain-containing protein — encoded protein: MKAAFLKKMGEVQIRDVAIRGPGDDEIRVKVDACGVCGTDVTSALDGKEEYQGFGHEIAGTVLELGPGVRNVSVGQKVVLESGSACGRCANCRNCRQELCTDVQSFWFTQYFGFAEEMITPAVTAIPYEGVSPQEACLSEPAGVAVDMHRLADIRIGDHVVVSGLGPIGLMALRLAKLSGAERIYGCARSHSTARIELARRFGADEIIEIDKTPVEEYRFERAPDRFMVSSPPRTLPAMIKVAAKGAVISYIGIEYGKGADITFDANEFHFKKIQLRASYASPAMYTPMALNHIVSGRIDAAALISHTFPLAQIGKGLEVAAYDKAGAVKVIINPNA
- a CDS encoding Gfo/Idh/MocA family oxidoreductase, which gives rise to MEPKYALIGCGSISPFHFNGLRKVGGKIVRVVDIDVAKASRMAEPFGAKVGADFREALADPEVTVVSVLTTAKFHPEMCLAALDAGKDVICEKTLGRTVEDALTIVKAAKASKQLFFTAYMKRFFPAVVKAKELLPSLGKLFSVHARTWQCWGDMYNMHDPSKLDYVTENHGSPSLKCCGSHIIDGLLNLLGRPKSVYGKVDYIGGSDVADRKAIALLEYEGSLVVSFEAATHPLKKIGFERNSWDERIEINGTEGRIDLLTPMWDHSDRNSARLIHYSNATMTSTEYCFDAVTPFDFEVAYFHECLMRREQGRPDVVDGLCVDVVIDGIQQSHRQRRAIDLDYRGY